The following are encoded in a window of Streptomyces sp. SAT1 genomic DNA:
- a CDS encoding endo alpha-1,4 polygalactosaminidase, whose protein sequence is MVHTPTDHPTTRPARRPAAPPGFRSAARPAALVALLLLLLAGCGSGTRDDGDGGGGGGGKARAGKATASPADRWRPRPGTSWQWQLSGRLDTSVDAAVYDIDGFDHSKETVAALHRAGRKVICYVSTGAWEDFRPDAARFPASVLGEGNGWKGERWFDIRRTVVLQPLLAARLDMCRDKGFDAVEPDNMDGYKNRTGFPLTAADQLRYNRLVASLAHARGMSVGLKNDLDQIPELVGDFDFAVNEQCAQYGECARLKPFVAAGKAVFHTEYELPTGRFCAESRELELSSLLKKYELGAWRRAC, encoded by the coding sequence ATGGTGCACACCCCCACGGATCACCCCACCACCCGTCCTGCCCGCCGTCCCGCCGCTCCCCCCGGATTCCGGTCCGCGGCCCGCCCGGCCGCCCTCGTCGCGCTCCTCCTCCTGCTGCTCGCCGGATGCGGGAGCGGCACGCGCGACGACGGCGACGGCGGTGGGGGCGGTGGGGGCAAGGCGCGTGCCGGGAAGGCCACCGCGTCCCCGGCGGACCGCTGGCGCCCCCGGCCGGGCACCAGTTGGCAGTGGCAGCTCAGCGGCCGGCTCGACACCTCGGTGGACGCGGCGGTCTACGACATCGACGGCTTCGACCACTCGAAGGAGACGGTCGCCGCACTGCACCGCGCGGGCCGCAAGGTCATCTGCTACGTCTCCACCGGCGCCTGGGAGGACTTCCGGCCCGACGCCGCCCGCTTCCCCGCCTCGGTGCTCGGCGAGGGCAACGGCTGGAAGGGCGAGCGCTGGTTCGACATCCGCCGCACCGTCGTCCTTCAGCCCCTGCTGGCGGCCCGCCTCGACATGTGCCGCGACAAGGGCTTCGACGCGGTGGAGCCGGACAACATGGACGGCTACAAGAACCGCACCGGATTCCCGCTCACCGCCGCCGACCAGCTCCGCTACAACCGCCTCGTCGCCTCCCTCGCCCACGCGCGCGGCATGTCGGTCGGCCTGAAGAACGACCTGGACCAGATCCCCGAGCTGGTGGGCGACTTCGACTTCGCGGTCAACGAACAGTGCGCACAGTACGGCGAGTGCGCCCGGCTCAAGCCGTTCGTCGCGGCCGGCAAGGCGGTCTTCCACACCGAGTACGAACTGCCCACCGGCCGCTTCTGCGCGGAGTCCCGCGAGCTGGAACTGAGCTCCCTGCTCAAGAAGTACGAGCTGGGGGCGTGGCGCCGGGCGTGCTGA
- the sucB gene encoding 2-oxoglutarate dehydrogenase, E2 component, dihydrolipoamide succinyltransferase: MAVSVTLPALGESVTEGTVTRWLKAEGERVEADEPLLEVSTDKVDTEIPSPAAGVLASIKVAEDETVEVGAELAVIDDGSGAPAAAEAPAAEAEPAPAAEPAPAPVAEAPAAEAPAPAAQAPAAPAGGAEGTDVVLPALGESVTEGTVTRWLKSVGDSVEADEPLLEVSTDKVDTEIPAPTSGVLLEIVVGEDETAEVGAKLAVIGAPGAAPAAAPAPAAPAPAPAAPAPAPEPAAPQAPAAPAAPAPAPQAPAAPAPAPQAPAAPAPAPAPAPAAAPAAPAPAAQATDDGAYVTPLVRKLAAENGVDLGAVKGTGVGGRIRKQDVLSAAEAAKTPAAAAAAPAAKKAPALEASPLRGQTVKMPRIRKVIGDNMVKALHEQAQLSSVVEVDVTRLMRLRAQAKDSFAAREGVKLSPMPFFVKAAAQALKAHPAINAKINEAEGTITYFDTENVGIAVDSEKGLMTPVIKHAGDLNIAGIAKATAELAGKVRASKITPDELSGATFTISNTGSRGALFDTIIVPPGQVAILGIGATVKRPAVIETEEGTVIGVRDMTYLTLSYDHRLVDGADAARYLTAVKAILEAGEFEVELGL; encoded by the coding sequence ATGGCGGTTTCCGTAACCCTGCCGGCGCTCGGCGAGAGCGTCACCGAGGGCACTGTCACCCGCTGGCTGAAGGCCGAGGGCGAGCGCGTCGAGGCCGACGAGCCGCTGCTCGAGGTCTCGACCGACAAGGTCGACACCGAGATCCCCTCGCCGGCCGCCGGTGTGCTGGCCTCCATCAAGGTCGCCGAGGACGAGACGGTGGAGGTCGGCGCCGAGCTGGCCGTCATCGACGACGGCTCGGGCGCCCCCGCCGCTGCCGAGGCGCCCGCCGCCGAGGCCGAGCCCGCCCCGGCCGCCGAGCCCGCCCCGGCCCCCGTCGCCGAGGCCCCCGCCGCCGAGGCCCCGGCTCCTGCCGCTCAGGCGCCCGCCGCCCCCGCCGGTGGCGCCGAGGGCACGGACGTGGTCCTGCCCGCGCTCGGTGAGTCCGTCACCGAGGGCACCGTCACCCGCTGGCTGAAGTCGGTCGGCGACTCCGTCGAGGCCGACGAGCCGCTGCTGGAGGTCTCCACGGACAAGGTCGACACCGAGATCCCGGCGCCCACCTCCGGCGTGCTCCTGGAGATCGTGGTCGGCGAGGACGAGACCGCCGAGGTCGGCGCCAAGCTCGCCGTCATCGGTGCCCCGGGTGCCGCTCCCGCGGCCGCCCCGGCTCCGGCCGCCCCCGCCCCGGCCCCCGCGGCCCCGGCCCCGGCTCCGGAACCGGCCGCCCCGCAGGCTCCGGCCGCCCCCGCGGCCCCCGCCCCGGCCCCGCAGGCTCCCGCCGCTCCGGCCCCGGCCCCGCAGGCCCCGGCCGCCCCGGCTCCGGCGCCCGCCCCGGCCCCGGCCGCCGCTCCGGCCGCCCCCGCCCCGGCCGCCCAGGCGACCGACGACGGTGCCTACGTGACCCCGCTGGTGCGCAAGCTCGCCGCCGAGAACGGCGTCGACCTGGGCGCCGTCAAGGGCACCGGCGTCGGCGGACGCATCCGCAAGCAGGACGTGCTCTCCGCGGCCGAGGCCGCGAAGACCCCGGCCGCCGCCGCTGCCGCGCCCGCCGCGAAGAAGGCCCCCGCCCTGGAGGCCTCCCCGCTGCGCGGCCAGACCGTGAAGATGCCGCGGATCCGCAAGGTCATCGGCGACAACATGGTCAAGGCCCTGCACGAGCAGGCGCAGCTGTCCTCGGTGGTCGAGGTCGACGTGACCCGGCTGATGCGGCTGCGCGCGCAGGCGAAGGACTCCTTCGCGGCGCGCGAGGGCGTCAAGCTCTCCCCGATGCCGTTCTTCGTCAAGGCCGCCGCGCAGGCGCTGAAGGCCCACCCGGCCATCAACGCCAAGATCAACGAGGCCGAGGGGACCATCACCTACTTCGACACCGAGAACGTCGGTATCGCGGTGGACTCCGAGAAGGGCCTGATGACCCCGGTCATCAAGCACGCCGGTGACCTCAACATCGCCGGTATCGCCAAGGCCACGGCCGAGCTGGCGGGCAAGGTGCGGGCCAGCAAGATCACGCCGGACGAGCTGTCCGGTGCGACCTTCACCATCTCCAACACCGGTTCGCGCGGCGCGCTCTTCGACACGATCATCGTGCCGCCGGGCCAGGTCGCGATCCTCGGCATCGGTGCCACGGTCAAGCGTCCGGCCGTCATCGAGACCGAGGAGGGCACGGTCATCGGCGTCCGCGACATGACCTACCTGACCCTCTCCTACGACCACCGCCTGGTGGACGGCGCCGACGCGGCCCGTTACCTGACGGCGGTCAAGGCGATCCTGGAGGCGGGCGAGTTCGAGGTCGAGCTGGGTCTCTGA
- a CDS encoding GntR family transcriptional regulator, with the protein MTAPVVHSLREQIREHIVEGIVSGRWKPGERIVERRIATELEVSQTPVREALRELESLRLIESAPNKGVRVRNLTAADLEESYPVRAGLEAIAAELAAGRLAEDCSALEPHVSALYEADRRADGTAQVRHTVGFHRELVRAAGNSVLLHTWEGLGIEVFTALSIRWLGTVQQSYAEEHEELVQAFRRRDPRIAELVKAHVLGCAPRP; encoded by the coding sequence ATGACCGCGCCCGTCGTCCACTCGCTGCGCGAGCAGATCCGCGAGCACATCGTGGAGGGGATCGTCAGCGGGCGCTGGAAGCCGGGCGAGCGGATCGTGGAGCGGCGGATCGCGACCGAGCTGGAGGTCAGCCAGACGCCGGTGCGGGAGGCGCTGCGCGAGCTGGAGTCGCTGCGGCTGATCGAGTCGGCGCCCAACAAGGGCGTCCGGGTGCGCAATCTGACCGCCGCCGACCTGGAGGAGAGCTACCCGGTCCGGGCCGGTCTTGAGGCCATAGCGGCGGAGCTGGCCGCCGGACGGCTCGCGGAGGACTGCTCGGCCCTGGAGCCGCACGTGTCCGCGCTCTACGAGGCCGACCGGCGCGCCGACGGGACCGCGCAGGTGCGGCACACCGTGGGCTTCCACCGGGAGCTGGTGCGCGCGGCCGGCAACTCGGTGCTGCTGCACACCTGGGAGGGGCTGGGCATCGAGGTGTTCACGGCGCTGTCGATCCGCTGGCTCGGCACGGTGCAGCAGTCGTACGCGGAGGAGCACGAGGAGCTGGTGCAGGCGTTCCGGCGGCGTGATCCGCGGATCGCGGAACTGGTCAAGGCGCATGTCCTGGGGTGCGCTCCGCGCCCCTGA
- a CDS encoding adenosylcobinamide-GDP ribazoletransferase → MSDPSSPSSPSSPSSPSPAPSSPSSPPPGSWTHGPRFAFGTLTVLPVRVHRWDRGAARGGMLCAPVAGLVVGVAAAGAGLLLHLLGAAPLLAAVATAAVPAVLTRGLHLDGLADTADGLGSGKPAADALRIMKQSDIGPFGVITLLFVLLAQVAALTQAYSGSWARGALAAVVSAAAARLALTLAARTGVPAARPEGLGAAVAGVVPVPAALAVALAVTLAAGAAGAVLGTGTAWRAAGAVLAALCAAELLLRHCTRRFGGVTGDVFGGLAETAATCALLVVSLG, encoded by the coding sequence GTGTCCGACCCCTCGTCCCCCTCGTCCCCGTCGTCCCCCTCGTCCCCGTCGCCCGCTCCCTCCTCCCCGTCCTCTCCCCCGCCGGGCTCGTGGACGCACGGGCCGCGGTTCGCCTTCGGCACGCTGACCGTGCTGCCGGTCCGGGTGCACCGCTGGGACCGGGGGGCGGCGCGCGGGGGGATGCTGTGCGCTCCGGTCGCGGGGCTCGTGGTGGGCGTGGCCGCGGCGGGCGCCGGTCTGCTGCTGCACCTGCTCGGGGCCGCCCCGCTGCTCGCGGCCGTCGCCACCGCCGCCGTGCCCGCCGTCCTGACCCGCGGTCTGCATCTGGACGGGCTCGCGGACACCGCCGACGGACTGGGCAGCGGCAAGCCCGCCGCGGACGCGCTGCGCATCATGAAGCAGTCGGACATCGGCCCCTTCGGCGTGATCACGCTGCTGTTCGTGCTGCTCGCCCAGGTGGCCGCCCTCACCCAGGCGTACTCCGGCTCATGGGCGCGCGGCGCCCTCGCGGCCGTCGTCTCCGCGGCCGCCGCCCGGCTGGCGCTGACCCTGGCCGCGCGCACCGGGGTGCCCGCCGCCCGGCCCGAGGGGCTGGGCGCGGCCGTCGCCGGGGTGGTGCCGGTGCCCGCCGCGCTGGCCGTGGCGCTCGCCGTCACACTGGCGGCGGGCGCGGCGGGCGCGGTCCTCGGCACGGGCACCGCCTGGCGCGCGGCCGGTGCGGTGCTCGCCGCGCTGTGCGCGGCGGAGCTGCTGCTGCGGCACTGCACGCGCCGTTTCGGCGGAGTGACCGGCGACGTCTTCGGCGGTCTCGCCGAGACGGCGGCGACCTGCGCGCTGCTCGTCGTGTCACTGGGCTGA
- a CDS encoding phosphatidylglycerol lysyltransferase domain-containing protein: protein MGYARIAPARSASPGSPGERSGPGERSGPGGRGGAASRRAAAGAVWYLRAVAFVNFLSAVWVSLGQDVRRHNQENLFTPYLLTAGFASGVFAAFLAVTMRRRKRAAWILNLGLSAPFLGLFAVAMTLPEIRGSAQNWVSLILTAAFVAALLLGRREFYAKGDRANPKLAALVATAGLPAASLLAALLVTVTNQAPDAARSTWPERWHYGTLRLVSVAAPEARFPAIATPPWADVSVNVLSTALVLAVLYAAFRSRRAVDPLTEDDEKRLRELLDRHGERDSLGYFALRREKSVVWSPTGKAAVAYRVVGGVSLASGDPLGDPEAWPGAIGPWLAEARAHGWIPAVMGAGEEAGTVYARHGLDALELGDEAVVEVADFTLEGRAMRTVRQAHNRVRRAGYTVRVRRHEDIPADEMASLVRRADDWRDGPTERGFSMALGRLGDPADGRCVMLECRDAHGALRALLSFVPWGPHGLSLDLMRRDRDAENGLMEFMVIELLGRAREVRVTQVSLNFAMFRSVFERGARLGAGPVLRVWRSLLGFFSRWWQIESLYRANAKYRPVWEPRFLLFEKSADLPRIGLAAARAEGFLTTGPAVRGLPERLRRRGRLETRR, encoded by the coding sequence ATGGGATATGCCCGCATTGCACCCGCCCGTTCCGCCAGTCCGGGCAGTCCGGGCGAGCGGAGTGGTCCGGGCGAGCGGAGTGGTCCGGGCGGCCGGGGCGGCGCGGCCTCGCGGCGGGCCGCCGCGGGGGCCGTCTGGTATCTGCGGGCGGTCGCGTTCGTCAACTTCCTCAGCGCGGTGTGGGTCTCCCTGGGCCAGGACGTGCGGCGGCACAACCAGGAGAACCTGTTCACCCCGTACCTGCTCACCGCCGGCTTCGCCTCCGGGGTGTTCGCCGCCTTCCTGGCCGTCACCATGCGGCGGCGCAAGCGGGCCGCCTGGATCCTGAACCTCGGTCTGAGCGCGCCGTTCCTCGGACTGTTCGCCGTCGCGATGACGCTGCCCGAGATCCGCGGCTCCGCGCAGAACTGGGTCTCGCTGATCCTCACCGCCGCCTTCGTGGCCGCCCTGCTGCTCGGGCGGCGCGAGTTCTACGCCAAGGGCGACCGCGCCAACCCGAAGCTCGCCGCCCTCGTCGCGACGGCCGGGCTGCCGGCCGCCTCGCTGCTGGCGGCCCTGCTGGTGACGGTCACCAACCAGGCGCCGGACGCGGCCCGTTCGACCTGGCCGGAGCGCTGGCACTACGGCACGCTGCGGCTGGTCTCGGTGGCCGCGCCGGAGGCCAGGTTCCCCGCAATCGCCACCCCGCCCTGGGCTGACGTCTCCGTCAACGTGCTGTCCACGGCGCTGGTCCTCGCCGTCCTGTACGCCGCCTTCCGCTCCCGGCGCGCCGTCGACCCGCTCACCGAGGACGACGAGAAGCGGCTGCGCGAGCTGCTGGACCGGCACGGCGAGCGGGACTCGCTCGGCTACTTCGCGCTGCGCCGCGAGAAGAGTGTCGTGTGGTCGCCGACCGGGAAGGCGGCCGTCGCCTACCGGGTGGTGGGCGGGGTGTCGCTGGCCTCCGGGGATCCGCTGGGCGACCCGGAGGCGTGGCCCGGCGCCATCGGGCCGTGGCTGGCCGAGGCCAGGGCGCACGGCTGGATCCCGGCCGTGATGGGCGCGGGCGAGGAGGCGGGCACGGTGTACGCGCGCCACGGCCTGGACGCCCTGGAACTGGGCGACGAGGCGGTGGTGGAGGTCGCCGACTTCACTTTGGAGGGCCGGGCCATGCGCACCGTGCGGCAGGCCCACAACCGGGTGCGGCGGGCCGGGTACACCGTGCGCGTACGGCGGCACGAGGACATCCCGGCGGACGAGATGGCCTCCCTGGTGCGGCGGGCGGACGACTGGCGGGACGGGCCCACCGAACGCGGCTTCAGCATGGCGCTCGGCCGGCTCGGCGACCCGGCCGACGGCCGCTGCGTGATGCTGGAGTGCCGCGACGCGCACGGCGCTCTGCGGGCCCTGCTCTCCTTCGTGCCCTGGGGGCCGCACGGGCTGTCCCTGGACCTGATGCGCCGTGACCGGGACGCCGAGAACGGCCTCATGGAGTTCATGGTCATCGAACTCCTCGGCCGGGCGCGGGAGGTCCGGGTCACCCAGGTCTCGCTGAACTTCGCGATGTTCCGCTCGGTCTTCGAACGCGGGGCGCGCCTGGGCGCGGGTCCGGTGCTGCGCGTGTGGCGCTCACTGCTCGGCTTCTTCTCCCGGTGGTGGCAGATCGAGTCGCTGTACCGCGCCAACGCCAAGTACCGGCCGGTGTGGGAGCCGCGGTTCCTGCTCTTCGAGAAGAGCGCGGACCTGCCGCGCATCGGCCTCGCGGCGGCCCGCGCCGAGGGCTTCCTGACCACCGGTCCGGCGGTGCGCGGGCTGCCGGAGCGGCTGCGCCGCCGGGGGCGGCTGGAGACCCGGCGGTGA
- a CDS encoding RDD family protein, producing MAWLIDFALVVAAASALAVLTFHRIAALVTDVPELATRGGLDLLGSRGDVVGSSEHLGLSLWNKAVLYVEQGFALLVLATFLYQWACLALAGRTAGKALLGLKVAPLSPLSRRGRSAAVRAAVTTAADVAVYAVACVLLIEGHFLLSVLVWAVAVLLFLVNALPVLFRGRRSLADRLARTSVTGLWLGAPGAPLRTAADLATAPDAPVGPAFPPPADPGYPPAADPGYPPVAAPGFPAPGGGQGLPRPGGGPGFPPPAAPGFPPPGGGPGFPPPPGPGFPASGTGFSTPGATPPARTS from the coding sequence ATGGCCTGGTTGATCGACTTCGCGCTGGTGGTCGCGGCGGCCTCCGCGCTCGCCGTGCTCACCTTCCACCGGATCGCCGCCCTGGTCACCGACGTGCCCGAGCTGGCCACCCGCGGCGGCCTTGATCTGCTCGGCTCGCGCGGTGACGTCGTCGGCAGCTCCGAGCACCTGGGCCTCTCGCTGTGGAACAAGGCCGTGCTGTACGTGGAGCAGGGCTTCGCGCTGCTGGTGCTCGCCACCTTCCTCTACCAGTGGGCCTGCCTGGCCCTGGCCGGGCGCACGGCGGGCAAGGCGCTGCTCGGGCTGAAGGTCGCCCCGCTCTCGCCGCTGTCCCGGCGGGGCCGCTCGGCCGCGGTCCGGGCCGCCGTCACCACCGCGGCCGACGTCGCCGTCTACGCGGTGGCCTGCGTGCTGCTGATCGAGGGGCACTTCCTGCTGTCGGTGCTGGTGTGGGCGGTGGCCGTGCTGCTCTTCCTGGTCAACGCGCTGCCGGTGCTGTTCCGCGGTCGGCGCTCGCTCGCCGACCGGCTGGCGCGGACCTCGGTCACCGGGCTGTGGCTGGGCGCCCCCGGCGCGCCGCTCCGCACGGCAGCGGACCTCGCCACCGCGCCGGACGCACCGGTCGGCCCGGCGTTCCCGCCGCCCGCGGACCCGGGGTACCCGCCGGCCGCGGACCCGGGGTACCCGCCGGTCGCCGCGCCGGGCTTCCCCGCGCCCGGCGGCGGGCAGGGGCTCCCCCGGCCGGGCGGCGGTCCCGGCTTTCCGCCGCCCGCCGCGCCGGGGTTCCCGCCGCCCGGCGGCGGCCCGGGGTTCCCTCCCCCGCCCGGCCCGGGGTTCCCCGCGTCGGGCACGGGGTTCAGCACGCCCGGCGCCACGCCCCCAGCTCGTACTTCTTGA
- a CDS encoding leucyl aminopeptidase, protein MTALTLSTAAAPGLRADAIVVGVAKGTSRSGALVLAPGAEAVDAAYDGKLAAVLETLGASGAEGEVTKLPAPSGFKAPLVLAVGLGAAPEKDAGFDPEALRRAAGVAARALTGAKKAAFALPLADAADAGAVAEGALLGAYSFDTYKEEGKDAKDRGGKAPLADAVLLGGKPRDKAFKAAIERATALAEELNRARDLINTPPNDLNPASFAAVAQDAAKAHGLKIQVLDEKALAKGGYGGILGVGAGSAAGPRLVKLSYTSSKAKKHLALVGKGITYDSGGISLKPAGHNETMKCDMAGAAAVFAAVVTAARLGLEVNVTGWLALAENMPSGSATRPGDVLRMFSGKTVEVLNTDAEGRLVLADALWAASQEKPDAIVDVATLTGAMVLALGNRTFGIMANDDAFRSAIHEAAEEVGEEAWPMPLPEHLRKGMDSPTADIANMGERMGGGLVAGLFLREFIGEGITWAHLDIAGPAFNEQGPFGYTPKGGTGSAVRTLVRLAELTAAGDLG, encoded by the coding sequence GTGACTGCTCTCACTCTCAGCACCGCCGCGGCGCCCGGCCTGCGCGCCGACGCGATCGTCGTCGGTGTCGCCAAGGGCACATCCAGGTCCGGGGCCCTGGTCCTCGCACCGGGTGCCGAGGCCGTCGACGCGGCCTACGACGGCAAGCTCGCCGCCGTCCTGGAGACCCTCGGCGCCTCCGGGGCCGAGGGCGAGGTCACGAAGCTGCCCGCGCCGTCCGGCTTCAAGGCCCCGCTCGTCCTCGCGGTGGGCCTGGGCGCCGCGCCCGAGAAGGACGCCGGGTTCGACCCCGAGGCGCTGCGCCGGGCCGCCGGTGTGGCCGCCCGCGCCCTCACCGGCGCGAAGAAGGCCGCGTTCGCGCTGCCGCTCGCGGACGCCGCCGACGCCGGCGCGGTCGCCGAGGGCGCGCTGCTGGGCGCGTACTCCTTCGACACGTACAAGGAGGAGGGCAAGGACGCCAAGGACCGCGGCGGCAAGGCGCCGCTGGCCGACGCCGTGCTGCTCGGCGGCAAGCCCCGCGACAAGGCGTTCAAGGCGGCGATCGAGCGCGCCACCGCCCTCGCCGAGGAGCTGAACCGCGCCCGCGACCTCATCAACACCCCGCCCAACGACCTGAACCCGGCCTCGTTCGCCGCCGTCGCGCAGGACGCGGCCAAGGCGCACGGTCTGAAGATCCAGGTGCTGGACGAGAAGGCGCTCGCCAAGGGCGGCTACGGCGGCATCCTGGGCGTCGGCGCCGGTTCGGCGGCCGGGCCGCGCCTGGTCAAGCTGTCGTACACCAGCTCGAAGGCGAAGAAGCACCTGGCGCTCGTCGGCAAGGGCATCACCTACGACTCGGGCGGCATCTCGCTCAAGCCGGCCGGTCACAACGAGACGATGAAGTGCGACATGGCCGGTGCCGCCGCGGTCTTCGCCGCCGTCGTCACCGCCGCCCGGCTGGGCCTGGAGGTCAACGTGACCGGCTGGCTGGCGCTGGCCGAGAACATGCCCTCCGGCTCCGCCACCCGCCCCGGTGACGTGCTGCGCATGTTCAGCGGCAAGACGGTGGAGGTGCTCAACACCGACGCCGAGGGCCGGCTGGTGCTCGCGGACGCGCTGTGGGCCGCCTCGCAGGAGAAGCCGGACGCGATCGTGGACGTCGCGACGCTGACCGGCGCGATGGTGCTGGCGCTCGGCAACCGCACCTTCGGGATCATGGCGAACGACGACGCGTTCCGCTCCGCGATCCACGAGGCCGCCGAGGAGGTCGGCGAGGAGGCGTGGCCGATGCCGCTGCCCGAGCACCTGCGCAAGGGCATGGACTCCCCGACCGCCGACATCGCCAACATGGGCGAGCGGATGGGCGGCGGCCTGGTCGCCGGTCTGTTCCTGCGCGAGTTCATCGGCGAGGGCATCACCTGGGCGCACCTGGACATCGCCGGTCCGGCCTTCAACGAGCAGGGCCCCTTCGGCTACACCCCCAAGGGCGGCACGGGCAGCGCGGTGCGCACCCTGGTCCGGCTGGCCGAGCTGACGGCCGCGGGCGACCTGGGCTGA
- the lpdA gene encoding dihydrolipoyl dehydrogenase codes for MANDASTVFDLVILGGGSGGYAAALRGAQLGLDVALIEKDKVGGTCLHKGCIPTKALLHAGEIADQARESEQFGVKATFEGIDVPAVQKYKDEVISGLYKGLQGLIASRKVTYIEGEGRLSSPTSVDVNGQRIQGRHVLLATGSVPKSLPGLTIDGNRVISSDHALVLDRVPKSAIILGGGVIGVEFASAWKSFGTDVTIVEGLKHLVPVEDENSSKLLERAFRKRGIKFNLGTFFEKAEYTQDGVKVTLADGKEFEAEVLLVAIGRGPVSQGLGYEEAGVAMDRGYVLVDEYMRTNVPTVSAVGDLVPTLQLAHVGFAEGILVAERLAGLKTVPIDYDGVPRVTYCHPEVASVGITEAKAKEIHGADKVVALKYNLAGNGKSKILKTAGEIKLVQVKDGAVVGVHMVGDRMGEQVGEAQLIYNWEALPAEVAQLIHAHPTQNEALGEAHLALAGKPLHSHD; via the coding sequence GTGGCGAACGACGCCAGCACCGTTTTCGACCTAGTGATCCTCGGCGGTGGCAGCGGCGGTTACGCCGCGGCCCTGCGCGGGGCGCAGCTGGGCCTGGACGTCGCCCTGATCGAGAAGGACAAGGTCGGCGGTACCTGCCTGCACAAGGGGTGCATCCCCACCAAGGCCCTGCTGCACGCGGGCGAGATCGCCGACCAGGCCCGCGAGAGCGAGCAGTTCGGTGTCAAGGCCACCTTCGAGGGCATCGACGTCCCGGCCGTCCAGAAGTACAAGGACGAGGTCATCTCGGGCCTGTACAAGGGGCTCCAGGGGCTGATCGCCTCCCGCAAGGTGACGTACATCGAGGGTGAGGGCCGGCTGTCCTCCCCGACCTCCGTCGATGTCAACGGCCAGCGGATCCAGGGCCGCCACGTCCTCCTGGCGACCGGTTCCGTGCCGAAGTCCCTGCCCGGCCTGACCATCGACGGCAACCGCGTCATCTCCTCCGACCACGCCCTCGTGCTGGACCGGGTGCCGAAGTCCGCGATCATCCTCGGCGGCGGTGTCATCGGCGTCGAGTTCGCCTCCGCGTGGAAGTCCTTCGGCACCGACGTCACCATCGTCGAGGGGCTCAAGCACCTCGTCCCGGTCGAGGACGAGAACAGCTCCAAGCTGCTGGAGCGCGCCTTCCGCAAGCGGGGCATCAAGTTCAACCTGGGCACCTTCTTCGAGAAGGCCGAGTACACCCAGGACGGCGTCAAGGTCACCCTCGCCGACGGCAAGGAGTTCGAGGCCGAGGTCCTGCTCGTCGCCATCGGCCGCGGCCCGGTCTCCCAGGGCCTGGGCTACGAGGAGGCCGGGGTCGCCATGGACCGCGGCTACGTCCTGGTCGACGAGTACATGCGCACCAACGTCCCGACCGTCTCGGCCGTCGGCGACCTGGTCCCCACCCTCCAGCTCGCGCACGTCGGCTTCGCCGAGGGCATCCTGGTGGCGGAGCGTCTGGCCGGTCTGAAGACCGTCCCGATCGACTACGACGGTGTCCCCCGGGTCACGTACTGCCACCCGGAGGTCGCCTCCGTCGGCATCACCGAGGCCAAGGCCAAGGAGATCCACGGCGCGGACAAGGTCGTCGCCCTGAAGTACAACCTGGCGGGCAACGGAAAGAGCAAGATCCTCAAGACCGCGGGCGAGATCAAGCTCGTCCAGGTCAAGGACGGTGCCGTGGTCGGCGTCCACATGGTCGGCGACCGCATGGGCGAGCAGGTCGGCGAAGCGCAGCTGATCTACAACTGGGAGGCGCTGCCGGCCGAGGTCGCGCAGCTCATCCACGCCCACCCGACGCAGAACGAGGCGCTCGGCGAGGCCCACCTGGCCCTGGCCGGCAAGCCCCTCCACTCCCACGACTGA